Proteins from a genomic interval of Pseudomonas asplenii:
- a CDS encoding RidA family protein, translated as MSITRYGTGSTAGGGQPRPFARAVEADGWLHVSGQVPAVDGEIINGGIVEQTHQTMKNLIAILEEAGYGLEDVVRTGVWLEDPRDFWSFNKVFSEYFKPEHAPARACVQASMMVDCKVEIDCVAYKKK; from the coding sequence ATGAGCATTACTCGTTACGGCACTGGCAGCACCGCGGGTGGCGGGCAGCCGCGTCCTTTCGCCCGGGCCGTCGAAGCCGATGGCTGGCTGCACGTGTCCGGCCAGGTGCCGGCGGTGGACGGTGAGATCATCAACGGCGGTATCGTCGAACAGACCCACCAGACCATGAAGAACCTGATCGCGATTCTCGAAGAGGCCGGTTATGGTCTGGAGGATGTGGTGCGCACTGGGGTCTGGCTGGAGGACCCGCGCGACTTCTGGAGTTTCAACAAGGTGTTTTCCGAGTACTTCAAGCCCGAACACGCCCCGGCGCGGGCCTGTGTGCAGGCGAGCATGATGGTTGACTGCAAGGTTGAGATCGACTGCGTCGCCTACAAGAAGAAGTGA
- a CDS encoding IclR family transcriptional regulator, giving the protein MTEDTIKRRAKGLDRAFDILDYLKEVGQPLRPNDIAGGIGSPKSTVYELVASLLERRILEPVGKDGHVYLGRQLYFLGQAHLRHFDLSREADHALQEIVSQTRETAQMCLLNGRKYTVALMKEGERHFRISSDIGENAPIPWTASGRLLLAHLSDQQIVDLIDPDDFILPDGQRLPLEVFLKEIRQAGTDGFFSFDSVADTFTHCFAAPVKDERGICIATLCIVAPRADAKNNYHDYRRVLIDSANNLARRINE; this is encoded by the coding sequence ATGACCGAAGACACCATCAAGCGCCGTGCCAAGGGTTTGGACCGGGCGTTCGATATCCTCGACTACCTCAAGGAGGTCGGTCAGCCGTTGCGGCCCAACGATATTGCCGGTGGCATCGGCAGCCCCAAGTCCACCGTCTACGAGTTGGTGGCATCGCTGCTGGAGCGGCGGATTCTGGAGCCGGTCGGCAAGGACGGGCATGTCTACCTCGGTCGCCAACTGTATTTTCTTGGCCAGGCTCACCTGCGTCACTTCGACCTGAGCCGCGAGGCCGACCACGCCTTGCAGGAAATCGTCAGCCAGACCCGCGAAACCGCGCAGATGTGCCTGCTCAACGGGCGCAAGTACACCGTGGCGCTGATGAAGGAGGGCGAGCGGCATTTCCGTATCTCCTCGGATATCGGCGAGAACGCGCCGATTCCCTGGACCGCCTCCGGCCGCCTGCTGCTGGCGCACCTGAGCGACCAGCAGATCGTCGACCTGATCGATCCCGACGACTTCATCCTGCCGGATGGTCAGCGCCTGCCGCTGGAGGTGTTCCTCAAGGAAATCCGCCAGGCCGGAACCGACGGGTTCTTTTCCTTCGACAGCGTCGCTGACACCTTTACCCATTGCTTCGCCGCGCCGGTCAAGGACGAACGCGGCATCTGCATCGCTACCCTGTGCATCGTCGCACCCAGGGCGGATGCAAAGAACAACTACCACGACTATCGCCGGGTGCTGATCGACAGCGCGAACAACCTGGCGCGTCGGATCAACGAATAG
- a CDS encoding amino acid deaminase — protein MPVNIPSVEKGAAAIGAQLVSDVSLPALVLHREALEHNIRWMQDFVKRSGAELAPHGKTSMVPVLFQRQLAQGAWGLTLATAVQTRAAYAAGVRRVLMANQLVGSANMALIAELLADPQFEFHCMVDHPDNVAALGEFFAGRGLKLNVMIEYGVVGGRCGCRSEQEVLDLAQAVQAQPALALTGIEGYEGVIHGDQAVSGIRAFAGSLVRLAVQLQDNGAFAIDKPIITASGSAWYDLIAEAFKAQNADGRFLSVLRPGSYVAHDHGIYKEAQCCVLHRRADLDEGLRPAMEVWAHVQSMPEPGFAVIALGKRDVAFDAGLPVPLLRYKAGVVPAVGEDISACKVTAVMDQHAFMSVAPGCQLRIGDIISFGTSHPCLTFDKWRVGCIVDEQLRVVETFETCF, from the coding sequence ATGCCTGTGAACATTCCCTCTGTGGAAAAGGGCGCGGCCGCCATCGGCGCCCAACTGGTCAGTGACGTCAGTCTGCCGGCCCTGGTCCTGCACCGTGAGGCGCTGGAGCACAACATCCGCTGGATGCAGGATTTCGTCAAACGCAGCGGTGCCGAGCTGGCGCCCCATGGCAAGACCAGCATGGTCCCGGTGCTGTTCCAACGCCAATTGGCCCAGGGTGCCTGGGGCCTGACCCTGGCCACCGCCGTGCAAACCCGCGCGGCCTACGCTGCTGGCGTCCGGCGTGTGCTGATGGCGAACCAGTTGGTCGGCTCGGCCAACATGGCGCTGATCGCCGAACTGCTGGCAGACCCGCAGTTCGAGTTCCACTGCATGGTCGATCATCCGGACAATGTCGCTGCCCTGGGCGAGTTCTTCGCTGGCCGTGGCCTGAAGCTCAACGTGATGATCGAGTACGGCGTGGTCGGTGGCCGCTGTGGCTGTCGCAGCGAGCAGGAAGTGCTCGATCTGGCCCAGGCGGTCCAGGCGCAGCCGGCGCTGGCGTTGACCGGTATCGAGGGTTACGAAGGGGTGATCCACGGCGACCAGGCGGTCAGCGGGATTCGGGCTTTCGCCGGTTCGTTGGTGCGCCTGGCCGTGCAATTGCAGGACAACGGCGCCTTCGCCATCGACAAACCGATCATCACCGCCTCGGGCTCGGCCTGGTACGACCTGATCGCCGAGGCGTTCAAGGCGCAAAATGCCGACGGGCGTTTTCTCAGTGTGTTGCGTCCGGGCAGCTATGTGGCCCATGACCACGGGATCTACAAGGAGGCGCAATGCTGTGTGTTGCACCGCCGGGCCGATCTGGATGAAGGGCTGCGACCGGCCATGGAGGTCTGGGCCCATGTGCAGTCGATGCCGGAGCCGGGGTTTGCGGTGATCGCCCTGGGCAAGCGTGACGTGGCGTTCGATGCCGGATTGCCGGTGCCGTTGTTGCGCTACAAGGCCGGTGTGGTGCCGGCGGTGGGCGAGGATATCAGTGCCTGCAAGGTCACGGCGGTGATGGACCAGCATGCCTTCATGAGCGTGGCGCCGGGGTGTCAGCTGCGGATAGGGGACATCATTTCCTTTGGGACCTCCCATCCCTGTCTGACCTTCGACAAGTGGCGGGTGGGGTGCATTGTCGATGAGCAGTTGCGGGTGGTTGAAACCTTCGAGACCTGTTTCTGA
- a CDS encoding sugar kinase, with translation MTTLTLPAPRIALIGECMIELQQHADGSLQQSFGGDTLNTAVYLCRELAGRGSVDYVTALGDDSFSDAMCRVWAEEGIGLDQVQRLPGRLPGLYCIQTDEHGERRFLYWRNEAAVRDCFTAPSAAPVLAALPDYDVLYFSGITLAVLGERGREKLIAVLRQAREGDTRVVFDNNYRPRLWTGVEQARAAYRSVLPYVDMALLTLDDEQALFGYADSEAVFTAYAQIDIPEVVLKRGAESCMLSCEGEAFEVPAQKVEKVVDTTAAGDSFSAAYLASRLTGGDPQTAARAGHRLASRVIQVRGALIARQSR, from the coding sequence ATGACCACCCTGACCTTGCCTGCACCGCGCATCGCCCTGATCGGCGAATGCATGATCGAACTGCAACAACACGCCGATGGCAGCCTGCAGCAAAGCTTCGGCGGTGACACCCTGAACACCGCCGTGTACCTCTGCCGCGAGTTGGCCGGGCGCGGCTCGGTGGACTACGTCACCGCCCTCGGCGACGACAGTTTCAGCGATGCCATGTGCCGGGTCTGGGCCGAGGAGGGCATCGGCCTGGACCAGGTCCAGCGCCTGCCCGGTCGTTTGCCCGGCCTGTATTGCATCCAGACCGATGAGCACGGGGAGCGGCGTTTTCTCTACTGGCGCAACGAGGCGGCGGTGCGCGACTGTTTCACCGCTCCGAGCGCCGCGCCGGTTCTGGCGGCGCTCCCGGACTACGACGTGCTGTATTTCAGCGGCATCACCCTGGCGGTGCTCGGTGAACGCGGCCGGGAGAAACTGATTGCGGTGCTGCGCCAGGCTCGTGAAGGTGATACCCGGGTGGTCTTCGACAACAACTACCGGCCCCGGCTATGGACGGGTGTCGAGCAGGCGCGGGCGGCTTATCGTTCAGTGCTGCCCTATGTCGACATGGCCCTGTTGACCCTGGACGATGAGCAGGCGCTGTTCGGTTATGCCGACAGTGAGGCGGTATTCACGGCCTACGCGCAGATCGACATCCCGGAAGTGGTGCTCAAGCGGGGTGCCGAGAGCTGTATGCTCTCGTGCGAGGGCGAGGCATTCGAGGTGCCGGCGCAGAAGGTCGAGAAGGTGGTGGATACCACGGCGGCAGGGGACTCGTTCAGTGCCGCCTATCTGGCCAGCCGGCTGACTGGCGGTGACCCGCAGACCGCGGCACGGGCCGGGCATCGGCTGGCGAGCCGGGTGATCCAGGTGCGAGGGGCACTGATTGCGCGTCAGTCGCGGTAA
- a CDS encoding peptidylprolyl isomerase, translating to MKAQARHILVKTAEEAEQLKQRIAKGEAFDVLAKKYSTCPSGKRGGDLGEVRPGQMVGAIDQVIFKKPLRTVHGPIKSKFGYHLVQVFYRD from the coding sequence ATGAAAGCCCAAGCCCGTCACATCCTGGTCAAGACCGCCGAGGAAGCCGAACAGCTCAAGCAGCGCATCGCCAAGGGCGAGGCCTTCGACGTGCTGGCCAAGAAGTACTCCACCTGTCCTTCAGGCAAGCGCGGCGGCGACCTGGGAGAGGTTCGTCCGGGGCAGATGGTGGGTGCCATCGACCAGGTGATCTTCAAGAAACCGTTGCGCACGGTACACGGGCCGATCAAGAGCAAGTTCGGTTATCACCTGGTGCAGGTGTTTTACCGCGACTGA
- a CDS encoding PAS domain-containing hybrid sensor histidine kinase/response regulator, with amino-acid sequence MNGLLHDNDVASLLARLDWSQTRLGPRQDWPQSLRTAVDIVVHSPMPMLLMWGPARVQIYNDSFSRLSGNKHPQAFGQPFEQVWPEYLAFSAPLLHAVAQGRSVELAEQQFVLQRPEGAVDLWLDLTYSPVRDESGAVTGVLVTAIEVNERRLRAQELQQRSEASIQAQQDSEERLQLAMAATGTLGTWDWDIDQDRFVTDARFARLHGVDPALAAQTPLSVYMESVHPEDRGLVARGIKHCLENNTEHAEEYRVQTDSQIRWVFARGRCYQGSHGRAQRFVGAALDITERKQNEQALRQSQTELQLVINAVPALISYVDREERFRLNNSAYLDWLGKTPQELYGKTLREVLGEPAYALRAEHVAGALAGKACSFSIDMPHRDGSIRHATMRYLPRYGQDGAVNGFYIFVNDETERKQTEEALRHLNETLEERVAQRTQALAESNQRLQNEMFERERAEDALRHAQKMEAVGQLTGGIAHDFNNMLTGIIGSLDLMQRYIAAGRSSEIGRFADAAVNSAQRAAALTHRLLAFSRRQSLDRKRIEPNQLVLSLEELFSRTKGAHIQLQMRLGQDIWAVNTDTGQLESALLNLVINARDAMPHGGTLLIETANSYLDGSDIRTVEPVKAGDYVMIGVSDTGTGMSPSVMAKAFDPFFTTKPIGQGTGLGLSMIYGFAQQSGGHVTLHSRPGEGTCVRLYLPRFHAEAIEQTPPVQSPQSPTASADESVMVVEDDPAVRMLVLSLLDELGYTVHPAADARTALPLLESSLRIDLLVTDVGLPGMNGRQLAEIARQHRPGLKVLFMTGYAEKAAERQGFLEEGMDLIAKPFTLDLLANRVRDMIGHSS; translated from the coding sequence ATGAACGGATTGCTCCACGACAACGATGTCGCCAGCCTGCTCGCTCGCCTGGACTGGTCGCAGACCCGGCTGGGCCCACGGCAGGACTGGCCGCAGAGCCTGCGTACGGCCGTCGATATCGTCGTCCACTCACCCATGCCGATGCTGCTGATGTGGGGACCTGCGCGAGTACAGATCTACAACGATAGTTTCTCCCGGCTATCGGGCAACAAACATCCCCAGGCCTTCGGCCAACCGTTCGAGCAGGTCTGGCCGGAATACCTCGCGTTCAGTGCACCGCTGCTGCACGCCGTGGCACAGGGCCGTAGCGTTGAGCTGGCGGAGCAGCAGTTCGTCCTGCAACGCCCCGAGGGCGCTGTCGATTTGTGGCTGGACCTGACCTACAGCCCGGTACGCGATGAGTCCGGGGCGGTGACCGGGGTCCTCGTCACCGCCATCGAGGTCAACGAGCGACGGCTGCGCGCCCAGGAATTACAGCAACGCTCCGAAGCCAGCATCCAGGCCCAGCAGGACAGTGAGGAGCGCCTGCAACTGGCGATGGCCGCCACCGGCACCCTCGGCACCTGGGATTGGGATATCGACCAGGACCGCTTCGTCACCGATGCGCGGTTTGCCCGGCTGCATGGCGTCGATCCGGCACTGGCGGCGCAGACACCTTTGAGCGTGTACATGGAAAGCGTGCACCCGGAAGACCGTGGGCTGGTGGCACGCGGGATCAAGCATTGCCTGGAAAACAACACCGAGCACGCCGAGGAATACCGGGTCCAGACCGACAGCCAGATCCGCTGGGTCTTCGCCCGGGGTCGCTGCTACCAGGGCTCCCATGGCCGGGCCCAGCGTTTTGTCGGGGCCGCCCTGGACATTACCGAACGCAAGCAGAACGAACAGGCCCTGCGCCAGAGCCAGACCGAGCTGCAACTGGTGATCAATGCCGTGCCGGCGCTGATCAGCTATGTCGATCGCGAGGAACGCTTTCGCTTGAACAACAGCGCCTACCTCGACTGGTTGGGCAAGACCCCGCAGGAACTCTACGGCAAGACCCTGCGCGAAGTGCTGGGCGAACCGGCCTATGCCCTGCGCGCCGAACACGTCGCCGGAGCTCTGGCAGGCAAGGCCTGCAGTTTCAGCATCGACATGCCGCATCGTGACGGAAGCATACGACACGCCACCATGCGCTATCTGCCCCGCTACGGCCAGGATGGCGCGGTGAACGGTTTCTACATCTTCGTCAACGATGAGACCGAGCGCAAACAGACCGAGGAAGCCCTGCGCCACCTCAATGAAACCCTGGAGGAGCGGGTTGCCCAGCGCACCCAGGCGCTGGCCGAGTCCAACCAGCGCCTGCAGAACGAAATGTTCGAGCGCGAACGGGCCGAGGACGCCTTGCGCCATGCGCAGAAGATGGAAGCCGTGGGCCAGCTCACCGGCGGCATTGCCCATGACTTCAACAACATGCTGACTGGCATCATTGGCAGCCTGGACCTGATGCAGCGCTACATCGCCGCCGGACGCAGCAGCGAAATCGGCCGGTTCGCCGATGCCGCCGTCAACTCGGCCCAACGCGCGGCCGCCCTGACCCACCGCCTGCTGGCGTTCTCCCGGCGGCAGTCGCTGGACCGCAAGCGCATCGAGCCGAACCAGTTGGTGCTATCGCTGGAAGAACTGTTCAGCCGCACCAAAGGCGCACATATCCAGTTGCAGATGCGTCTGGGCCAGGATATCTGGGCAGTCAACACCGACACCGGACAACTGGAAAGCGCGCTGCTCAACCTGGTGATCAACGCCCGCGACGCCATGCCCCATGGCGGCACTCTGCTGATCGAGACCGCCAACAGCTACCTCGACGGCAGTGATATCCGCACCGTGGAACCGGTCAAGGCCGGGGACTACGTGATGATCGGCGTCAGCGACACCGGCACCGGCATGAGCCCATCGGTCATGGCCAAGGCGTTCGACCCGTTCTTCACCACCAAGCCCATCGGCCAGGGCACCGGCCTGGGTCTGTCGATGATCTATGGCTTCGCCCAGCAATCGGGCGGCCACGTCACGCTGCACAGCCGGCCGGGCGAAGGAACCTGCGTGCGCCTGTATCTGCCGCGCTTCCATGCCGAAGCGATTGAGCAAACCCCGCCCGTGCAAAGCCCGCAATCGCCGACCGCTTCAGCAGATGAGTCGGTGATGGTGGTCGAAGACGATCCGGCGGTGCGCATGCTGGTACTCAGCCTGCTGGACGAGTTGGGCTACACCGTCCACCCGGCCGCCGACGCACGCACCGCACTGCCGCTGCTGGAGTCGTCACTGCGTATCGACCTGCTGGTGACCGATGTCGGCCTGCCGGGCATGAATGGTCGGCAACTGGCCGAAATTGCCCGTCAGCACCGCCCCGGGCTCAAGGTGTTGTTCATGACCGGTTATGCGGAAAAGGCCGCCGAACGCCAGGGTTTCCTCGAAGAAGGCATGGACCTGATCGCCAAGCCCTTTACCCTCGATCTGCTGGCCAACCGGGTGCGCGACATGATCGGCCATTCATCGTGA
- a CDS encoding PilT/PilU family type 4a pilus ATPase, translating into MEIHALLKLLAAQDGSDLYLSTGAPPCAKFNGVLKPLGTDALKAGEVALIADGIMDAEQRQQFERELEMNLALSLPGVGRFRVNIFKQRNEVSIVARNIKLEIPRFEDLKLPPILLDTIMEKRGLVLFVGATGSGKSTSLAALIDYRNRHSSGHIITIEDPVEYIHRHKKSIINQREVGVDTRSFHAALKNTLRQAPDVILIGEIRDRETMEHALAFADTGHLAISTLHANNANQALDRIINFFPEDRRPQLLNDLGNNLQAFVSQRLVRTTDGKRRAAVEVMLGTPTVRDFIKRNEFSELKGIMEKSEVSGMLTFDTALFNLVVEGAIDEDEALKNADSVNNLRLRLKLHQDGAAIQQKTPPAPPVAAQELDTKDWGLVDDIDTPAQ; encoded by the coding sequence ATGGAAATCCACGCCTTATTGAAACTCCTTGCCGCCCAGGACGGCTCGGATCTTTACCTGTCGACCGGCGCACCGCCCTGTGCCAAGTTCAATGGCGTGCTCAAGCCGCTGGGCACCGACGCACTCAAGGCCGGCGAGGTGGCGCTGATTGCCGACGGTATCATGGACGCCGAACAGCGCCAGCAGTTCGAACGCGAGCTGGAAATGAACCTGGCGTTGTCATTGCCGGGCGTCGGGCGCTTCCGGGTGAATATTTTCAAGCAACGCAACGAAGTCTCCATCGTCGCCCGCAATATCAAGCTGGAGATCCCTCGTTTCGAAGACCTCAAGCTGCCGCCGATCCTGCTCGACACCATCATGGAAAAGCGCGGCCTGGTGCTCTTCGTCGGTGCTACCGGCTCGGGCAAGTCGACCTCCCTGGCGGCGCTGATCGACTACCGCAACCGGCACAGCAGTGGCCATATCATCACCATCGAGGACCCGGTGGAGTATATCCATCGGCACAAGAAGTCGATCATCAACCAGCGTGAAGTGGGGGTCGACACCCGCAGTTTCCATGCGGCGCTGAAAAATACCCTGCGCCAGGCCCCGGACGTGATCCTGATCGGCGAGATCCGCGACCGCGAAACCATGGAGCACGCCCTGGCCTTCGCCGACACTGGCCACCTGGCGATTTCGACCCTGCACGCCAACAACGCCAACCAGGCGCTGGACCGGATCATCAACTTTTTCCCGGAAGACCGCCGTCCGCAGTTGCTCAACGACCTGGGCAACAACCTGCAGGCCTTCGTCTCCCAACGGCTGGTCCGTACCACCGATGGCAAGCGCCGGGCGGCGGTCGAGGTGATGCTGGGGACGCCGACCGTTCGCGACTTCATCAAGCGCAACGAGTTCTCTGAACTCAAGGGCATCATGGAGAAGTCCGAAGTCAGCGGCATGCTGACGTTCGATACGGCGCTGTTCAACCTGGTGGTGGAGGGCGCGATCGACGAGGACGAGGCACTGAAGAATGCCGACTCGGTGAACAACCTGCGTCTGCGGCTGAAATTGCACCAGGACGGCGCGGCGATCCAGCAGAAAACCCCACCGGCCCCTCCCGTGGCGGCACAGGAGCTGGATACCAAGGATTGGGGCCTGGTCGACGACATCGATACACCGGCTCAGTGA
- a CDS encoding carbohydrate kinase family protein, whose translation MYLVCGEALFDFFSEPDASGQASKVNFKAIAGGSPFNVAVGLRRLGIDSALLAGLSNDYLGRRLRQVLGEEGVRADYLLDFDAPTTLAMVAVGADGSPHYSFRGEGCADRQLQPEHLPTLGDEVRGLHVGSYSLVVQPIADTLLALVRRESGRRLITLDPNVRLNPQPDIGLWRQRIAELAAHADMIKVSDEDLGLLYPDREPQDIARQWLEQRCQLVFLTRGSQGASVYSRHHGHWSVPAREVRTADTVGAGDTFQAALIAWLTEQQLDSVDCLERLEKVQIEAMLNFAVSAAAITCGRVGPDLPYRHQVV comes from the coding sequence ATGTATCTGGTCTGTGGTGAAGCACTGTTCGATTTCTTCAGCGAGCCTGACGCGAGCGGGCAAGCATCGAAGGTGAACTTCAAGGCGATTGCCGGCGGCTCGCCGTTCAATGTCGCGGTGGGCCTGCGCCGCCTGGGAATCGACTCGGCGTTGCTGGCCGGGCTGTCCAACGACTATCTGGGCCGGCGTCTGCGCCAGGTTCTGGGCGAGGAAGGCGTGCGCGCCGATTACCTGCTGGACTTCGACGCCCCCACCACCCTGGCGATGGTCGCCGTGGGTGCCGACGGCTCGCCCCATTACAGCTTCCGGGGTGAAGGCTGCGCCGACCGCCAGTTGCAGCCCGAACACCTGCCCACGCTGGGCGACGAAGTCCGTGGCCTGCATGTCGGCTCCTACTCGCTGGTGGTGCAACCGATCGCCGATACCCTGCTGGCTCTGGTCCGCCGGGAAAGTGGCCGCAGACTGATCACCCTCGACCCCAACGTGCGGCTCAACCCGCAACCGGATATCGGCTTGTGGCGCCAGCGCATCGCGGAACTGGCCGCACACGCCGACATGATCAAGGTCAGCGACGAGGACCTGGGGTTGCTCTACCCTGATCGCGAGCCACAGGACATCGCCCGGCAATGGCTGGAGCAGCGCTGCCAACTGGTGTTCCTGACCCGTGGCAGCCAGGGCGCCAGCGTCTACAGCCGACATCATGGACATTGGTCGGTACCGGCCCGCGAAGTGCGTACCGCCGATACCGTCGGCGCCGGCGACACCTTCCAGGCCGCACTGATCGCCTGGCTGACCGAGCAGCAACTGGACTCGGTAGACTGCCTGGAACGTCTGGAGAAAGTGCAGATCGAGGCCATGCTGAACTTCGCCGTCAGCGCCGCCGCCATCACCTGCGGTCGCGTCGGGCCGGACCTGCCTTACCGTCACCAGGTGGTTTGA
- the xylB gene encoding xylulokinase: MNQKLYLGIDCGTQGTKALVLDSVSGQVLGQGSAPHELISGANGRREQDTGQWLEAFIQATRQALHAAQVDGQAILGLGVSGQQHGLVLLDAQGQVLRPAKLWCDTESTAQNQRLLDHLGGEQGSLERLGLVIAPGYTVSKLLWTRENHPDLFARIAHVLLPHDYLNHWLTGRACAEYGDASGSGYFDVRQRTWDLPLLHHIDPSGRLQAALPELLEAHQPVGRIRPEIARQLGINVQAVVASGGGDNMMGAIGTGNIQPGVITMSLGSSGTVYAYAEQPLISPDASVAAFCSSSGGWLPLICTMNLTNATGAVRELFKLGLDEFNAAVAQAPIGADGVSMLPFLNGERVPPLPQASGSLLGLTLNNLNPANLCRAVVEGTTFGLRYGLDLLRGNGLHSQSIRLIGGGAKSPVWRQMVADIMDTSVICTEQSEAAALGAAIQAAWCESGGLHDLAELCERCVSLDTGSETRPIPANVSAYQPIYHRYRQQVAALQE, translated from the coding sequence ATGAACCAGAAACTCTACCTCGGCATCGACTGCGGCACCCAAGGTACCAAGGCGCTTGTCCTCGACAGCGTCAGCGGCCAGGTGCTGGGTCAGGGCTCCGCTCCCCATGAGCTGATCAGCGGCGCCAACGGCCGCCGCGAGCAGGACACCGGGCAATGGCTGGAGGCTTTCATCCAGGCCACCCGCCAGGCCTTGCACGCTGCGCAAGTCGACGGCCAGGCCATCCTCGGCCTCGGTGTTTCCGGCCAGCAGCACGGGCTGGTGCTGCTCGACGCACAGGGCCAGGTTCTGCGCCCGGCCAAACTCTGGTGCGACACCGAAAGCACCGCCCAGAACCAGCGATTGCTGGACCACCTGGGCGGCGAACAGGGCTCGCTCGAACGCCTCGGCCTGGTGATTGCCCCCGGCTACACCGTGTCCAAGCTGCTCTGGACCCGAGAAAACCACCCGGATCTGTTCGCCCGCATCGCCCATGTCCTGTTGCCCCACGACTACCTCAACCACTGGCTGACCGGTCGCGCCTGTGCGGAGTACGGCGATGCCTCGGGCAGCGGTTACTTCGATGTGCGCCAGCGCACCTGGGACCTGCCGCTGCTGCACCACATCGACCCCAGCGGCCGTCTCCAGGCCGCCCTACCGGAACTGCTAGAGGCCCACCAGCCGGTCGGCCGGATACGACCCGAGATCGCCCGGCAGTTGGGTATCAATGTCCAAGCGGTAGTGGCCAGCGGCGGCGGCGACAACATGATGGGCGCCATCGGCACCGGCAATATCCAGCCGGGCGTGATTACCATGAGCCTCGGTTCTTCAGGCACCGTCTATGCCTATGCCGAGCAGCCACTGATCAGCCCGGATGCCTCGGTCGCGGCGTTCTGCTCTTCCAGCGGTGGCTGGCTGCCACTGATCTGCACCATGAACCTGACCAATGCCACTGGCGCCGTGCGCGAACTGTTCAAGCTCGGACTCGACGAGTTCAATGCGGCGGTGGCGCAAGCGCCGATCGGCGCCGACGGCGTCAGCATGCTACCCTTTCTCAACGGCGAACGGGTTCCACCCCTGCCCCAGGCCAGTGGCAGCCTGCTGGGACTGACCCTGAACAACCTGAACCCGGCCAACCTGTGTCGTGCCGTGGTCGAGGGCACCACCTTCGGCCTGCGCTATGGACTCGACCTGCTACGGGGCAACGGCCTGCACAGCCAGAGCATCCGCCTGATCGGCGGCGGCGCGAAGAGCCCGGTATGGCGGCAGATGGTCGCCGATATCATGGATACTTCGGTGATCTGCACCGAACAGAGCGAGGCCGCCGCCCTCGGCGCGGCGATCCAGGCGGCCTGGTGCGAGTCCGGCGGGCTTCACGACCTGGCCGAACTGTGCGAGCGTTGCGTCAGCCTCGATACGGGCAGCGAAACCCGGCCGATCCCGGCCAATGTCAGCGCCTATCAACCGATTTATCACCGCTACCGCCAACAGGTCGCGGCCCTTCAAGAGTGA